DNA sequence from the Leptospirillum ferrooxidans C2-3 genome:
CAGGAGGAGAAATTCTTCCCCTCCAAGCCGGATAAAAGAATCCGATTTTCCGATGGATCGGTGTATGGAGGCAGCGACCTGAATAAGAACCTGGTCACCCGTCTGATGTCCATCCTGATCATTGATGGCTTTGAAGTTGTCGATGTCCATGAGAACAACGAACACCGTCATCTCCGGGTTTCTATCGTTTTGGGTCATCAGGGTGGATAAGTGTCCAAGACCTGCCTTTCGGACCATCGCTCCTGTGAGGCTGTCCACGAGAGCTTCTTTTTTCAGGCGATTTTGATAGGTATGGATCACCCCATAGTGGTACCAGGCCAGTATCACTGCGACAAGATAGGCGAAAAGGGAGCTCAGGAAGATCGGAAATGAAACCGGTGGAATGTGGTTCAAAAATGGAAAAGAGAGGTATCCAGCGATAATCCCGATGACCGCCGCGGCATTCCAGAGAAGTGCCTTTTGGTATCCGAGCAAAAAAAAGTAGGTTAATGGGAAGACCGGATACCAAATGATCATGAGAACTTCATTGAATGACAAAAAGGCGCCAAGAATCTGCTGGAAAAGGATCAACCCCGCAAACCCCGTCAACACGTTTCTGTAGCTTTTTCTGTCACGATAGAGAGAGAAAAGAAGAAATGGGGCAATGATCGAGAAAAGAGTGGAAGGGATAACCCGAAAAAATTCATCTCTGTGAAATTCGATGAATGCCATGATGGCGGAAGAGGCAATTCCGATCGTTCCCGAAATATAGAGGAACCGGATCCTGTCTTTCAGGAAATCCTTATCCTCTTCAGGATCGGGATGCATATAAGAATCGCTGTCGCCAGTTGTCACAATAACCCTCTCTACTGTGGCTGATCGAAATGGGCCATAAGCGAGGATGGATAATAGAAGAAAGGAGTCACAGAAAGGTCACTTGCCTATCCGGAATGATGAAAATGGCGGATAGCGCTTCTTTTGGAATTCTAAAGGATCGATTGATTTTGTTCAATTTATGGGGGGCAGATGAGCGTGGACTCCATGCCCGGCCAATAATCCTGAAGTCTTCTGATCTCTTCAGACTGGCGAATTGACATCGTCAGAGCCCTAAGACATAATTACACTGATCAGTGTAATTATGTCTTAGGAGAGATCATGACGATTCCTTCCCCTTCATCAAAGTTTGTTTCTTCCCAGACGCCCGAGATTGAGACGAGACCGCTTATAGACTCTCCTCTCGCAAAGGGCCTTGAGTCCGTTTTTAAAATCCTGGGAAACCACACCAGACTTCGACTGCTCCACGCGCTCGTTCGCCACCCGGATCTGTGCGTCGGGGAGATTGCAGAAGCCATAGGAATGAAGCCTCAGGCCGTTTCCAACCAGCTTCAGCGTCTTGCCGACAAGGGAATCCTTGTTTCCAGGCGAAGTGGGCTGAAAATTCATTACCGGATCGTGGATCCTTGTGTTGTGAGTTTACTAGACAAGGGGCTGTGCCTCGTCGAAGACCTTCCTCAAAAGAGTCCCTCTGTGCTCAAGATATCTGAGGGGGTCCCCACCTATGAAGAATGAACCGGCAATCCCGACGGCCTCAAATGTGGCGGCCGGGCACTTGCTAGAAGCCTCTTTGGCCAGAAAATGCTGGCCATGCGGATGCTTCCACGACGCATTACGTTCTCTTGACACATCTCTTCCTGAATCGGGGTGGCCGGTGGTTCTTTCGGATGCGATCCGCGGCGGGACAGAAAAACTCACTGAACGCCGCTATGACTGTCTGGGGTGCGAGGTATGCTATCCCGCACTGGCGTTGAATGCGTTAAGCGAGGAGGGGGGTGCTGTGTCGCTTGAACCTTGCCCGACGGATCTCCCAAAAGCACAGGAAGGATGGCCACCTCTTCCTGGGGACTACCGGGTCCTTCGTTACCAGGCACCGGTCGCGGTATGCACTCTGAGCGATGTCCGGTTATTCGAAACACTTTCTAAAAGTGTCGAGACGGGACTTTCCATTATCGGAACCCTCCATACAGAAAACCTCGGCATCGAACGGATCATCACCAACGTTCTGGGCAATCCCCATATCCGATTTCTGATCGTTTGCGGAGCGGATTCAAGGCAGTCTGTTGGACATTTGCCAGGACAATCGCTGGTCTCCCTGATGTCAGCAGGGCTCGACGAAAAGGGAAAAATAAATGGAGCGTTGGGGAAACGGCCGATACTTAAAAACATCGGTCGGGATGCCGTTGAACATTTCCGGAACGTGATCACATTGCTCGATATGCAGGGTGTGGAAAATCAAGACGAAATTCTGGCACGGATCCGGGAGTGCACGACCAGAAACCCGGGGCGATCCGATCCTTTTCCATCGCTCCCGACAATCGAGGTTTTGACGGGGGATCTCCCGGCACGGATGGTTCCCGATCCGGCAGGATATTTTGTCGTCTACCCGGATCCTGCCCGAAAAAAACTTGTTGTTGAACACTATCAGAACAATGGCCGGCTGAACAAAGTGATCACAGGGATGGATCCGGCTGAAATCGCCACAACGGCAATCAAATATCGTTTGGTTTCCCGGCTGGACCATGCCGCCTATCTTGGGCAGGAACTGGCCCGGGCTGAGGCTTCCCTATTTTCCGGAAGCCGTTATGTGCAGGACCGTGCGCCAGAGTCCCTGTTCACTTCCTCAAATGGTACCGGCGCATGCCAATGCGTTGAAACCTGTACGGAATCGTGATGGAACCAGAAAGGGTAAACAAAGAGCCAGAAGAGGAGAAAGGAAGTATTGGACTGATCTTCGGATTCCTGACCTCTGTTTTATCCGTGGGGTGCTGTGCTATTCCGGTGGTTCTGATTTCTCTCGGATTGGGTGGTGCCTGGGCCAGCCGGCTTGAATTTCTGGACCGGGCTCGTCCTCTTCTTATCGTTTTTTCTCTTCTTTCACTTGGGTGGGGCATCCGACGTTACACGGAACGGGGACAGAAGTCCTTGTGTAAACCGAATGATGGTCCAGGGATTCGGAGCGATCGGGTACGAAAAGGACTATTCTGGGCGGCTGTCGCCGGAAGTCTTTTGATCCTGCTCCTTCCGTGGATGAGCGCCCACTTTTTCCACCTGAGATTTTTTGATCGGGATACGGACTGATCACCTGTTTCGAGCGGGGGAAGACAGGACAGGCACCCGGGCAGAAATCAGTCTTTATCCGGACCGGTCACAGTCTCTCTCCAGAAACCATGAGAAGTGATCCAAAAAGGCAGCTGTTTGGTGTAACGGTCTCAAGCACCCTGGCCCATGTCGTTCCTGAAGGCAGAAAAACAGCGGAATGCATCCTGAGCTTCTGAACTGGCAAATCAGCAAAAAAGCTGGAAATTTCCTGCCGATGATGCCATCGGGCTCCCTGATAAGCCCCGGTTCCCCCTTCCCGACCCTTATTCCGGTAAAGGAGGCTGTCCCGGTTGAGCCATCCGATGGCAAACCGGCGTTTCGTTACGCGCACGATTTCGCTTGTGGCCCGCAGTTCGTCGTCGATGAAACAAAGAGCCGCTATAGAAAAGACCCGATCGAAACTTCGGTCAGGAAAAGGGAGTGACCGGGCGTCTCCCCGGATCCAGCGAATCGTGTCCGGGCCTTTCCTTTTGGCAAAGGCAATCGCGAAAGGATCCGGATCGAGGCCGGTTATATGAAGATCATTTCGAAAGAACCGTCGCGTGAACCATCCCGTCCCGCACCCGATATCCAGGAGAGAGTCTCCCGCCTGATGATCGAGCGATCGGGAAATCAGGCGATATTCGGTTTCTCCAACCCAAACCCCTCTCGGAGATTCATACCAGCCATCGTAGGAAGCGGCATCCATCAGGAGGTTCGCTCCCGCCATGCGGTGATCAGGAGATTCGCTGAAAAATCGATTTCCGACTCGGTCGTGAAACGGCCGAGAGTCAGCCGGACTGCACCCAAGGCCCGACTTTTTTCGAGATGCATCGCGAGAAGGACCGGACTCGCCGCATGGATTCCCCCATGGCAGGCGCTTCCCGTGGAGGCCGCAATCCCGGGGGTGGCGGAGAGAAGATCCCATCCCTTTACCTTGGGAAAAGAGAGGTTCAGCGTATTGGGAAGCCGATCCTCAGGATGCCCATTAAGACGGAGTCCGGGGATGGCGGCGGAGAGTCTTCCGTGAAGTTTCTCCCGAAGCCTCTGTATTCTGGCCGGCTCCTCCCGGAGATTCTCCCGCGCCAGTCGGGCGGCCGTGCCCAAGGCCGCGATATAAGGGACGTTTTCGGTCCCGGGACGAAGCCCTCTTTCATGGCCCGCACCTGACATGATCGGAGAGAGCGATATTCCCTCACGTACATACAGGGCCCCAATCCCTTTGGGAGCATAGAATTTGTGGCCGGCAACGGTCAGAAGATCGGCTCCGATCGTATTCACATCGACGGAGATCTTGCCAATCGCCTGAGCCGCATCAACATGGAACAATGCACCACAGGTGTGGGCAAGGTTCGCAATTTCACGCACTGGCTGGATCGTTCCGGTCTCATTGTTGGCGAGCATGACCGATACCAGCGCTGTGTTCTTGCCGAACGCTCTTTCAGCCTCCCGAAGGTCGACACGACCGAAGGAATCGACCGGGAGAAGAAGCAGACCCCCAACCCTCCTCCTTCCGGCGTAAAGATGGTTGCAATACCGACGGATGTTCGACGGCTGAAATCACAAGGGAGGGGTTGCTTCTTCCCAGTTCCTGAGTGGTGCCCAATATCGCCAGATTGTTGGCCTCGGAAGCGGAACCGGTCAAGACAATCTCGTCCGCTTTCGCCCCGATCAGAGTCGCCACCTCTGCCCGTGAGAATTCCAGCTGTTCCTTGGCTTCCCGCCCAAAGAAATGATCGGAGGACGGGTTGCCGAAGCGTTCCCGGAACCAGGGCATCATGGCGTCCACAACCTCCGGATCTACGGGAGTCGTGGCATTGTAATCGAGATAGACCGGCCGAATCAGTCCAGATCCTTTCGCATTTCAAGATATTGCTCGCGGGTGATCTCGCCTTTTGCGTAACGTTGGTCCAGCACTTCTTTCGGAGTTTCCTCCTTGCGCGGAGGAGAGGAATTCCCGCAAGAATCCCCTCCCATTCTTCTCATGAAGACCATCAGGAAAACTCCGAGTCCCGCCAGAAAAAGAAACGGAAAAATCCACATCCAGCCCATCGCCCACATACCGTTCATCCATGGCATTTTTTACCCTCCAATCATCTGGTCAAGTCTGAGCCGGAAACACTTTTGCCAGCCATAAATAATAGCCGGCCACGAGAAACATGAGCGTGGCGCTTGCATAGCGCACCCAGCTGATTCCGTTGATCCGGCATCCTGCCTCCAGGACCCGGTCGGATGCAACCCCAGCCAGAATAAAGGGGGCACTCCTGCCAAGACCAAAGGAAAATCCCAGCAAAGCGCCATATGCAGGCGTCATGTGAGGCATCCCCAGGCCGAAAAGAACCATGAGAGAAATCAGTGGAGCGCCGAGACTATAGACCAGCCCGACAAAAAAAGCCCATGGGATGGTTGCCGGAGTATTGGACTTGAATACGGGATGTCCAGGCGATTTTCTCCGGAGAATCCAGATTCCCACAAAAAGGGCCAGCCCCACCATGGCGAGGCTCCATATTCGCCGCATTTCCCCGCCAACCATCAACGATACACTTCCGGCGACTGCTCCCAGAAGAATCATTCCAAGCCACATTCCGCCAGCAAAAGCCGATCCCAGCCAGAGGCCCTTTCTTCTTCCGGAAGAGACGTCTTCGGCCCCGGAAGTACCGGCAATCCCCAGCATGGTCGGAATCGTAAAAGGACAGCCTGCGGTTCCGATCGCCCCAGCAACAATCATCAGGACGACCAGTAAAAGGCTTGGACCATGATCCAGTATCACGAGCCAGAATTTCAGGAAGGAAAGAAGCCAGGACGAGCCTGCTCCTTCCGGAAGAGACTTTTCCATTTTTCAGACATCCTCTTCGAATGATTTTTTGCCGATGTTTTTCAGACTTTTTTCAGCTCAGAAAAAACCGGCACCGGGTTTCTGATAATATCCAGAACTGGAGAGATCTCCTGCGATGTGGTCCACAGATCCTGGAGCTCTGCATCCGTCGCGCTGCTTTTGACCCGGCAGATCACTCGGATACCTTCGTATCCCGGACGGACGCTTTTTGAGAGTCCCAGAAATCCCTGCAAGTCAAGATCGCCTTCCAGTTCGAGCTCCATGGAATCGATTCCGATTCCGCGTGCCGTGGCATTGTAGACCAATCCGACAACCAGACAAGACGCCAGAGCGTGAAGAACTGCCTCCACGGCATTTGGCCCGGCATCGCCTCCAAGAAGGACCGGCGGTTCATCGCCTTCCAGAACAAAAGGATTCTTTCTGGAAGAATCTTCTTTTCCCGTTCCGTAAAACCCCTGGATTGTCGTTTTGGAATGTGCCCCGGCAACCCATCTGTTATGGGCCCGGAACCTGAAGCGTGCAAGGGAGGGATCAGACTTGACCGCTGTAACGGTTCCGATCAATGCCTCCAGATTGACCCCGTTTGGTGCTTTTTCCGTATTCTCCATCGATGTCTCCTTATAAAGGGAACTCCATTTTCTTGATCTCTGGAGGACTCCAGAGTCTTTTCCTGGAGATGGAAAGAAAGTGGATCAGAAAGCTCCTGAATCCTGCGCTTTGCAGTTTGACTGCATTGACTTTGACTGCATTGAGACTTGACAGGATGCTCCACCCCTGCCTATCCTAGTCAAAAGTTTTCATAGTTGCAATCTTTCTAAAATTAAATAATTCTAACACAAAGAGGTACCCATGTTTTTCAAACAATTTGCGACTCAGGAAGCGACACTGTCCTATTTTTATGGATGTGGAGGACTGGGCAAAGCCATAGCGGTTGATGTCGTCCTGGGCGATGAGGACTGGTTTGTTTTGGAAGCTGAAAAAGCCGGTGTCCGCATTGCCTATGTCGTCGATACCCATGTTCATGCCGACCATGTCTCGGGAGGGCGCCGGCTCGCAGAAAGGACCGGAGCAGAGTTCTGCCTTCACGAAAATGCCGGGAAGATCGTACGATCTCCTTTCCATTTTCTGAAAGATGGCGAGATTCTCGAAACGGGGAATGTCCTGACGAAAATCCTCCATACGCCGGGACACACCCCGGACAGTATCTGTCTTCTGGTCTCTGATCTCCGCCGCGGAGAGGATCCATGGTTCGTCCTGACCGGAGACACCTTGTTCGTCGGGTCAGTCGGACGACCGGACCTGGGAGGGAAACCGGAAATTCTGGCTGGAGAGATCTTTTACAGTCTCCGCGACAAAATCCTTTCTCTTCCCGACGAAGTGGAAATCTATCCCGGCCATACCTCCGGAAGTGTTTGTGGTGCGGGCATCTCCGGAAAACCCTCCTCGACGGTCGGATTTGAAAAACGCTTCAATCCCTTTCTTGCGCTCAAGGATCCTGCCGTTTTCGTTTCCGCCCTGACCGCCGAGATTCCGGAAAAGCCGGCGGAATTTGAGAGAATCGTCGCTGCCAACTGCGTATGAAAAGTCTTGAACGATTCATTATTGAGGAGAGCCTGAAAATCATGGATACCGTTCGTTTTGTTCTCGTATCGGAGATGTTTTCTGCCATGTCTCATCCAAAGCGTCTCGAAATCATCAGTCATATAGGACTATCGAACCGGGGCTCGGGTGAGCTTGCTGAACTGACACACCTCTCGAAAGCCAATGTCTCCCAACATCTGAATGTTCTAAAAGCACGAGGGCTTGTTGTCTGCGAGAAATCAGGAACGGCCTGCCGCTACCGGCTGACCAGCTCCAAGGTTCTCGAAATCTGTGATCTCATTCGTCAGATGATTCTTGAGCAAATGGAAACCACTTCAGAGAAAAGAAAAAGTCTAGCGAACGTCACCCCATTCGTCCGGGAGAAGAAAGAGAAGGCATGACCGCTGCGGATTCTTTCCAGCGAGGCATTCGCCCCAATCTGAACCAGTTTCTCCAGCAAATCCTCCAGGTCTTTTTCGTGGGACTCATGATCGGCATGGAACGCACGGCCCTGCCAGGTCTGGCCCAGAAAGATTTCGGCGTCGCAAAGGGGTCCTTCCTGTTCCTTCTCTCTTTCCTGTTCTCCTTCGGACTGGTCAAGGGGATCCTGAACTTCATCGCAGGATCCCTCTCCGACCGGATCGGACGAAAACGGGTTCTGGTCATGGGGTGGATCGCCGGACTCCCCATTCCGTTTCTTATTCTCATGGCCCCCAACTGGTGGTGGATCGTTCTGGCCAATGTCTTTCTGGGAATCAACCAGGGATTTGCCTGGTCAATGACCGTCACGAGCAAGGTGGACATTACATTGCCCGAAGAGAGGGGGATGGCGACCGGCATAAACGAAAGTGCGGGGTATTTCGCAGTAGGGATCTCCGGCATCGTCACCGGATATCTTTCCGTACGCTACGGTTCCCGGGAGACACTCTTCTGGTTCGGCCTCTCGGTCGTCACCATCGCCCTCGTCCTGGCCATCGGCTTCATCCGGGAAACACTCCCATGGGCCAAGGCGGAGCATGCCGAACACCGGAATAATACCTTTTCGGGCCCCCCGCCACGATTTCCTGAAGGGGTCTCCGAACACCCCGGAGCCAGAGAAATCTTCCTTCTCGTGTCCTTTCGCCACCCCACATTCCGCGCCCTTTCCCAGGCCGGGATCGCCAACAAGATCGCCGACACGCTGGTCTGGGGCCTTCTTCCCGTTTTTCTTCTGGGACGGGGAGTCACTCTCACCGCGACCGGCTGGGTGACCGGACTCTATGCCATGGTGTGGGGCGTTTCGCAGATCGTCACGGGCAGGATCTCAGACCGGATCGGGCGAAAGATCCCCATTGTGTCAGGACTCTGGTGTCTTGCCGGAGGAATTTTAGCCATGGCGCTCTCCGAAAACCAGCCATTCCGGCTTTTCTCGGCGACGGTGATGGGGGTTGGAATGGCACTTCTCTATCCGAATCTTGTGGCCGCTGTAGCGGATATTTCTCCTCCGGCTTGGCGAGGAAAAGCACTGGGCACCTACCGCTACTGGCGGGACACGGGGTATGCCATCGGAGCTCTTCTTCTTGGCGCCATCGCCCAGTGGAGACAGGAAGTGATATTGACATTTTGGGTCACCTCCGGACTTTTGATCCTCTCCGGACTCTGGGTCGCTCTGGGTGCCGAGGAAACCCATCCCTTAATAAACCCGTCCCAGAAAATCCGGACACTTTCCGAATGAAAGGAACTCTTGTGGGTAAAATTGCTTTTTTTCTCCCAAGCATCACCATTTTCTTCTTGTTCACAGACGCTTGGGCCGATCCGCCAGGACCCTCCCCTCAACCTGCGATTCCTGTCCCTAAAAACTCTTCCTCTCTCCCTCCCGTCTCTTCCCGAATATCGGATTCTACTGACACGACCCCGCTTTCATTCAATGGTCCCGACGCCCTCTCCGCTTACAAACACTCCTGGAACCCACTCACGGCGGGACCGAACATGGTCTCCTATGCCGACACTCTTCCCGAGGGGGTTTTCAATGCCCGGTTCTTTTTTTACAGCCGGTTCACCCAGGCCCAATACACCAACAGCGGGGGAATCACGGGACTTCCACCGGGCTTCTATGAAACACAGATGCTCGCCCTGGAAGCCATGTATTTTGGCCTCGGATCCAATACGGAACTTGCGATTCTTCCTTCTCTTATCGGAACGGATTCATCGATCGGAGGATCATCGATAAACGGATGGGGACTGAATGATTTCAGTATCGGAATCAAGCACCGGTGGATTATCCAGGACCCGAACTCGGCCCGTCCGTCCTTCGCGACGTTTCTTTTTTTGACGCTCCCGACCACTTCCTGGCTTGGGACACCCGTTCCAAAGGGAGGGCTTCCTCCCATTTCGGTTCTCCCCGCCACCCATTTTGGAAGCCCATCCATTACCACGACATTTCTTCTTCGAAAGAACATTCGTCCGCTCCGTTTCTACGGCGGACTTTATTACACCTACGGATTTCCCGGCATGGAATCGCTCACTGCGGCCGATTCACCAATCTTTGCCCAGTTTGGTGATCTAGTCCAGTACAAGATGGCAGTTGAAGATGTGGTCAACGAAAAGCACGGACTGGGATTCATCCTGGAAATGGTGGGTCTTTCGGAGCTTCCGTTTTCGGCCGATGGACTACCGGTCAATACCACCCCCAGAAGTTTCAATCTGATCGCGGTGCAGCCAACTTTCGAGGTAAACATCACACCCAAACTCGCCCTTTCGGTTGGTGTTCTTCTTCCCGCTTGGGGAAACAACGAATATCTGGCCACGACTCCGAACTTTTCTCTCTGGTACTACTTCGGAAGCGGCACCCTTCAGCGATAAGAGCAGGCTGTTCCAAAGTTTTTTCTCTTCAAAATACTGGATGAGTTTTGTCACGAGCCTATTTCCATGAGGATGGTGACCTCTCCCCGGCGTGAGCGGCAGAGCTTACCGGGGTCTGACCGGAAGACTTCAGCCCATATAACAGAGATTTCACAGATTGGCGACGTCTTCTTCAATGGTGGATGTGCAAAAACACACTGGAGGAGCATCCGTCTCCCAAAGAAATCACGAAATGGTTTGACTATGTGTCAAAGAATTTTATCTATCAGAGCTCGTGGGGGCTAGGCAGTTTGATTGCCGTTGTCTTAAACGATAACGATTTTGCTCCCATAAGACCGATGAATATCGATGATTGGCCCAGAGCTGGCCTACCATGGATTGCTTTTTGGATGAAGGAACTATTCACTTGGGGTACGCTGGAGCCCGTTGCCGCGTTCCTTCTGGCCCGAGGCGATACTAAGACAAGAGGTGAGGCAGAACAAAAAGCTCAAGAATACTATGATTCCAGGCCTGCTAAAACCTATGCGAATGATTTGCTAGATCCACGCGCCATTCGCGTTTGGGCTCAGGAAACTCGACCTAGTCAGCGTACCTTAAGGGAGCCTGTTGATTTTGAGCAACTGGTCCGATTGACAAGGGAACGGGATATTTACCGATACCATCAAGTGTACGTTACCCCGATTGTCGTAAATGGAGGTTGGACATGGATCGACAAGGCTGGGTATGACGTTGCCAAAGGACCAATCAATGAAGACGTTCGGCTCAACGTTGAACAATATGAGTTTACCCTGGATATATCACACACCAAGGTCACGGGACGACAGTACTTGGCATACCAACTGCCGTGACGTTCAGCGCTCTGTCGACAAAGGAAAGCTGTGGAGTGATGGGAATTGAATCCACATAGGCTTTTCTGAAATGTGTAGCAAGAATCATGGGAAGTTTCGATTTGCATTATGGTAACATATGAGTTACTATCAAATATGTCCTTCCAAGTACAAGAATTGATGGAAGAAAATGGATCAAGCCCCTATGCCGATTGGTTCCAATCGCTTGATCCGACGGCTGCGGCGAAAATCGCCGTAGCTAAGATCAGAATGGAACAAGGCAATCTATCGAATGTCAAATGGTTCCAAGGGATTGGAGAATACAGAATAGATTGGGGGCCTGGCTATCGAATCCATCTGGCTAAAGAGGGGGAGAAAATCATTACCCTGCTTGGCGGAGGAACAAAAAAGGGGCAGCAGAAAGATATCATACAAGCGGTCCAATTATGGGAAAACTATAAGAAACGAAAGGCAAAAGGAATAAAAAGGAGTCCGTGAACATGGCTTTAACCAGAGATTTTAAAGAAACCGTTGTCGCTCGCGTTAAGAGTGATCCTGCTTTTGCGCAAGCTCTGCTCGATGAGGCCGTGAACCTTTTTCTGAACGGTGAACCAGACATCGCTAGGCTTGTCCTGCGAGACTTGGTGAATGCAACAATAGGATTTGAAGGTTTAGCGACGGACATCCATAAATCCAG
Encoded proteins:
- a CDS encoding MBL fold metallo-hydrolase — its product is MFFKQFATQEATLSYFYGCGGLGKAIAVDVVLGDEDWFVLEAEKAGVRIAYVVDTHVHADHVSGGRRLAERTGAEFCLHENAGKIVRSPFHFLKDGEILETGNVLTKILHTPGHTPDSICLLVSDLRRGEDPWFVLTGDTLFVGSVGRPDLGGKPEILAGEIFYSLRDKILSLPDEVEIYPGHTSGSVCGAGISGKPSSTVGFEKRFNPFLALKDPAVFVSALTAEIPEKPAEFERIVAANCV
- a CDS encoding mercuric transporter MerT family protein codes for the protein MEPERVNKEPEEEKGSIGLIFGFLTSVLSVGCCAIPVVLISLGLGGAWASRLEFLDRARPLLIVFSLLSLGWGIRRYTERGQKSLCKPNDGPGIRSDRVRKGLFWAAVAGSLLILLLPWMSAHFFHLRFFDRDTD
- a CDS encoding ArsR/SmtB family transcription factor — its product is MTIPSPSSKFVSSQTPEIETRPLIDSPLAKGLESVFKILGNHTRLRLLHALVRHPDLCVGEIAEAIGMKPQAVSNQLQRLADKGILVSRRSGLKIHYRIVDPCVVSLLDKGLCLVEDLPQKSPSVLKISEGVPTYEE
- a CDS encoding GGDEF domain-containing protein; this encodes MTTGDSDSYMHPDPEEDKDFLKDRIRFLYISGTIGIASSAIMAFIEFHRDEFFRVIPSTLFSIIAPFLLFSLYRDRKSYRNVLTGFAGLILFQQILGAFLSFNEVLMIIWYPVFPLTYFFLLGYQKALLWNAAAVIGIIAGYLSFPFLNHIPPVSFPIFLSSLFAYLVAVILAWYHYGVIHTYQNRLKKEALVDSLTGAMVRKAGLGHLSTLMTQNDRNPEMTVFVVLMDIDNFKAINDQDGHQTGDQVLIQVAASIHRSIGKSDSFIRLGGEEFLLLIPGQSFDTAHSLTEKIRKQIEGDVKRSDGSGVTVSIGLTQYRVGETLSSLLHRADNLMYSAKKMGKNRICWETPKKGGNFSAEPSPFPQPEIC
- a CDS encoding DUF4346 domain-containing protein, whose protein sequence is MKNEPAIPTASNVAAGHLLEASLARKCWPCGCFHDALRSLDTSLPESGWPVVLSDAIRGGTEKLTERRYDCLGCEVCYPALALNALSEEGGAVSLEPCPTDLPKAQEGWPPLPGDYRVLRYQAPVAVCTLSDVRLFETLSKSVETGLSIIGTLHTENLGIERIITNVLGNPHIRFLIVCGADSRQSVGHLPGQSLVSLMSAGLDEKGKINGALGKRPILKNIGRDAVEHFRNVITLLDMQGVENQDEILARIRECTTRNPGRSDPFPSLPTIEVLTGDLPARMVPDPAGYFVVYPDPARKKLVVEHYQNNGRLNKVITGMDPAEIATTAIKYRLVSRLDHAAYLGQELARAEASLFSGSRYVQDRAPESLFTSSNGTGACQCVETCTES
- a CDS encoding class I SAM-dependent methyltransferase, whose amino-acid sequence is MDAASYDGWYESPRGVWVGETEYRLISRSLDHQAGDSLLDIGCGTGWFTRRFFRNDLHITGLDPDPFAIAFAKRKGPDTIRWIRGDARSLPFPDRSFDRVFSIAALCFIDDELRATSEIVRVTKRRFAIGWLNRDSLLYRNKGREGGTGAYQGARWHHRQEISSFFADLPVQKLRMHSAVFLPSGTTWARVLETVTPNSCLFGSLLMVSGERL
- a CDS encoding aminotransferase class V-fold PLP-dependent enzyme, producing MMPWFRERFGNPSSDHFFGREAKEQLEFSRAEVATLIGAKADEIVLTGSASEANNLAILGTTQELGRSNPSLVISAVEHPSVLQPSLRRKEEGWGSASSPGRFLRSCRPSGG
- a CDS encoding cysteine desulfurase family protein; this encodes MRRYCNHLYAGRRRVGGLLLLPVDSFGRVDLREAERAFGKNTALVSVMLANNETGTIQPVREIANLAHTCGALFHVDAAQAIGKISVDVNTIGADLLTVAGHKFYAPKGIGALYVREGISLSPIMSGAGHERGLRPGTENVPYIAALGTAARLARENLREEPARIQRLREKLHGRLSAAIPGLRLNGHPEDRLPNTLNLSFPKVKGWDLLSATPGIAASTGSACHGGIHAASPVLLAMHLEKSRALGAVRLTLGRFTTESEIDFSANLLITAWRERTS
- a CDS encoding OsmC family protein, whose product is MENTEKAPNGVNLEALIGTVTAVKSDPSLARFRFRAHNRWVAGAHSKTTIQGFYGTGKEDSSRKNPFVLEGDEPPVLLGGDAGPNAVEAVLHALASCLVVGLVYNATARGIGIDSMELELEGDLDLQGFLGLSKSVRPGYEGIRVICRVKSSATDAELQDLWTTSQEISPVLDIIRNPVPVFSELKKV
- a CDS encoding helix-turn-helix domain-containing transcriptional regulator gives rise to the protein MALTRDFKETVVARVKSDPAFAQALLDEAVNLFLNGEPDIARLVLRDLVNATIGFEGLATDIHKSSKSIHRMLSRSGNPTMENFSIIITAIKKALHVDIKAQVVPG
- a CDS encoding MFS transporter, with amino-acid sequence MTAADSFQRGIRPNLNQFLQQILQVFFVGLMIGMERTALPGLAQKDFGVAKGSFLFLLSFLFSFGLVKGILNFIAGSLSDRIGRKRVLVMGWIAGLPIPFLILMAPNWWWIVLANVFLGINQGFAWSMTVTSKVDITLPEERGMATGINESAGYFAVGISGIVTGYLSVRYGSRETLFWFGLSVVTIALVLAIGFIRETLPWAKAEHAEHRNNTFSGPPPRFPEGVSEHPGAREIFLLVSFRHPTFRALSQAGIANKIADTLVWGLLPVFLLGRGVTLTATGWVTGLYAMVWGVSQIVTGRISDRIGRKIPIVSGLWCLAGGILAMALSENQPFRLFSATVMGVGMALLYPNLVAAVADISPPAWRGKALGTYRYWRDTGYAIGALLLGAIAQWRQEVILTFWVTSGLLILSGLWVALGAEETHPLINPSQKIRTLSE
- a CDS encoding SHOCT domain-containing protein is translated as MPWMNGMWAMGWMWIFPFLFLAGLGVFLMVFMRRMGGDSCGNSSPPRKEETPKEVLDQRYAKGEITREQYLEMRKDLD
- a CDS encoding ArsR/SmtB family transcription factor encodes the protein MDTVRFVLVSEMFSAMSHPKRLEIISHIGLSNRGSGELAELTHLSKANVSQHLNVLKARGLVVCEKSGTACRYRLTSSKVLEICDLIRQMILEQMETTSEKRKSLANVTPFVREKKEKA
- a CDS encoding type II toxin-antitoxin system RelE/ParE family toxin, whose amino-acid sequence is MSFQVQELMEENGSSPYADWFQSLDPTAAAKIAVAKIRMEQGNLSNVKWFQGIGEYRIDWGPGYRIHLAKEGEKIITLLGGGTKKGQQKDIIQAVQLWENYKKRKAKGIKRSP